From Draconibacterium halophilum, one genomic window encodes:
- a CDS encoding SUMF1/EgtB/PvdO family nonheme iron enzyme, whose amino-acid sequence MTDKTIKRKHYMLFIAGGLSVILFLLLFNKTVHYTSTNEFCNSCHVHPHAETSWKLSVHHNTPSGVSIKCVDCHLPPEDQTARFLTRKAYHGFHDFYAYLTMDPEEIDWAAKRSVEASKHFVYEDGCLKCHTNMFPSTLNEQGSQQHIKYIRDPENNSCMQCHHDVGHYRGETNLLVGLEETVDPTEIYTEPAEVKAFETFEEQIPGTAVSFKMIAIPGGQFKMGSPADEPYRERDEGPVRDVEVNNFWMGEIEVSWNEYLAFFTATGSQGRKEAVEVDEETDGVSGATPPWGAPDQGWGKGTRPAITMSHHAAQTYCRWLSQETGRNYRLPTEAEWEYAARGGTQMPYFFEGSPKDFEADGFIKKLFGSNKEVINKYVVSHLNSPNKTQQPDVVEANPYGLKNMLGNVAEFCLDYYDPQVYGKYPKGVVKNPRGPRNGMEHVVRGGSFRNSPKDLRVAARDFTKTEAWLVTDPQIPKSIWWYSDTKSVGFRVVCEYDEEMITTEKIKSE is encoded by the coding sequence ATGACCGATAAGACGATTAAACGTAAGCATTACATGCTGTTTATTGCGGGAGGGCTGAGTGTAATACTCTTTTTGCTGTTATTTAATAAAACAGTTCACTATACTTCTACGAACGAATTTTGTAATTCATGTCATGTTCATCCACATGCCGAAACCAGTTGGAAACTTTCCGTTCATCATAATACTCCCAGTGGAGTTTCAATTAAATGTGTCGATTGCCACTTGCCACCCGAGGATCAAACCGCTCGTTTTTTAACCCGGAAAGCTTATCACGGATTTCATGATTTTTATGCTTACCTGACAATGGATCCGGAAGAGATTGATTGGGCAGCAAAACGATCTGTTGAAGCATCAAAACATTTTGTTTACGAAGACGGTTGTTTAAAATGTCATACGAATATGTTTCCGTCAACACTAAACGAGCAGGGTTCCCAGCAACATATAAAATATATTCGCGATCCGGAAAATAATTCATGTATGCAGTGTCATCACGATGTGGGGCATTACCGTGGAGAAACCAACTTGCTGGTTGGTTTGGAAGAAACTGTTGACCCAACAGAGATATACACCGAACCTGCTGAAGTAAAAGCATTTGAAACTTTCGAAGAGCAAATTCCCGGAACGGCAGTATCATTCAAAATGATCGCTATTCCGGGAGGTCAGTTTAAAATGGGTAGCCCGGCAGACGAACCTTATCGCGAAAGGGATGAAGGTCCGGTACGTGATGTAGAAGTGAATAATTTCTGGATGGGCGAAATCGAGGTTTCGTGGAATGAATACCTGGCTTTTTTTACGGCTACCGGCTCGCAGGGAAGGAAAGAAGCTGTTGAAGTTGATGAGGAAACCGATGGCGTTTCGGGGGCAACACCACCTTGGGGAGCTCCCGATCAGGGATGGGGAAAAGGAACACGTCCGGCCATTACGATGAGTCACCATGCGGCACAAACTTATTGCCGCTGGTTGAGCCAGGAAACCGGAAGAAACTACCGTTTGCCAACCGAGGCAGAGTGGGAATATGCAGCACGTGGAGGAACACAAATGCCTTATTTCTTCGAGGGATCGCCAAAGGATTTTGAAGCTGATGGTTTTATAAAGAAATTATTTGGTAGCAACAAAGAGGTAATTAACAAGTATGTGGTTTCTCACTTAAACAGTCCGAATAAAACGCAGCAACCCGATGTGGTTGAGGCCAATCCTTACGGCCTGAAAAATATGTTGGGAAATGTAGCTGAGTTCTGCCTCGATTATTACGACCCGCAGGTATATGGTAAATATCCAAAAGGCGTGGTGAAAAATCCGAGAGGACCGCGTAACGGAATGGAACACGTGGTTCGGGGAGGATCGTTCCGTAACTCGCCAAAAGATTTACGTGTGGCAGCACGCGATTTTACAAAAACCGAAGCATGGTTGGTTACCGATCCGCAAATACCAAAAAGTATTTGGTGGTACTCTGATACCAAAAGTGTTGGTTTCAGAGTGGTTTGCGAGTACGACGAAGAAATGATTACAACAGAAAAAATTAAATCAGAATAA
- a CDS encoding glycosyltransferase family 2 protein has protein sequence MRLSVVIPLFNESAVLSRLIAEVYQSLVALGEAFEVVCVDDGSSDDTLQQLLQLKGEKPELKVVALSRNFGLQPAIAAGLEYTKGEFVVVMDGDLQDPPELIKDLFQKIQETKGDVVSAVRSERGEKFSKRFYINVFHKIFRNISEEAQIEQAGNFCIMSRRAVSAILKFTEHNRYFPGIRNFIGFQHDTIVYDRPERADGIAKMNSRKLFSLAADAIYSFSKWPIKLCLYLGLLGVVVFLLAIIYALVSKFAGLAPFGWSSTFLAISFFGSVQLTFLGLIGEYVYRIYKEVQKRPVYLVKEVYE, from the coding sequence ATGAGACTATCAGTTGTCATACCATTATTTAACGAAAGCGCCGTGTTATCGCGGTTAATTGCCGAAGTATACCAAAGTTTGGTGGCGCTGGGTGAAGCTTTCGAAGTAGTGTGTGTTGACGACGGAAGTTCAGACGATACGCTTCAGCAACTTCTTCAGCTAAAAGGTGAGAAGCCGGAATTGAAAGTTGTGGCCTTATCAAGAAATTTTGGTTTACAGCCTGCCATTGCTGCCGGATTGGAATACACCAAAGGCGAGTTTGTGGTGGTTATGGATGGCGATCTGCAGGATCCGCCGGAACTGATAAAAGATCTTTTCCAAAAAATACAAGAGACAAAAGGTGATGTGGTTTCGGCTGTTCGATCGGAACGTGGCGAAAAGTTTAGCAAACGCTTTTACATCAATGTTTTTCATAAGATATTCCGGAATATTTCGGAAGAAGCGCAGATTGAGCAGGCGGGTAACTTTTGTATCATGAGCCGTAGAGCTGTTTCTGCCATTCTGAAATTTACAGAGCATAACCGCTATTTTCCGGGTATCCGGAATTTTATCGGTTTTCAGCATGATACAATTGTTTACGATCGCCCGGAGCGCGCTGACGGTATTGCCAAAATGAACAGCAGAAAATTGTTCTCACTGGCGGCCGATGCCATTTATTCGTTCTCGAAATGGCCCATAAAACTATGTTTATACCTGGGTTTGCTGGGCGTGGTGGTGTTTTTATTAGCAATTATTTACGCGCTGGTTTCAAAATTTGCAGGACTGGCACCCTTCGGTTGGTCATCCACATTTTTAGCTATCAGTTTTTTTGGTTCGGTGCAGCTTACCTTTTTGGGGCTCATCGGCGAATACGTTTACCGCATTTACAAAGAGGTGCAAAAGCGACCTGTTTACCTGGTGAAGGAGGTTTATGAATAA
- the kbl gene encoding glycine C-acetyltransferase: MYGKIKNDLRNTLEELKEQGLYKSERIITTSQSSEISVSSGESVLNFCANNYLGLANNPEVVKAAQDIMNEWGFGLSSVRFICGTQSIHKYLEEKVSEFLGTEDTILYCACFDANGGVFEPLLGADSAIISDELNHASIIDGVRLCKAQRFRYKHSDMAELEQCLKDASGAKYRLIVTDGVFSMDGDIANLPEIVKLAKKYDALVMVDDSHATGYIGKTGRGTAEHYDLLGEIDIITTTFGKAMGGGNGGCTSGRREIIDMLRQRSRPYLFSNTLAPATVGATLKVIEILSGGAELPAKTIENAQHFRSKMEGAGFDLVKGDTAIVPVMVYDEPLAIKFADKLLKEGVYVIGFCFPVVPRGKARIRVQLSAAHSPEEIDRAVAAFIKVGKELGII; this comes from the coding sequence ATGTACGGAAAAATAAAAAACGATCTACGAAACACCCTCGAAGAGTTGAAAGAGCAGGGACTATATAAAAGCGAACGGATCATCACCACTTCGCAAAGCTCTGAAATTTCTGTGTCGTCCGGAGAATCGGTACTGAATTTTTGTGCCAACAATTACCTTGGACTGGCTAACAATCCAGAGGTGGTTAAAGCGGCTCAGGATATTATGAACGAATGGGGATTTGGCCTTTCATCCGTGCGTTTTATTTGCGGAACACAATCCATTCACAAGTATTTGGAAGAAAAGGTTTCTGAGTTTTTGGGAACTGAAGACACGATTTTATACTGTGCCTGTTTTGATGCCAACGGTGGAGTTTTTGAGCCACTCTTAGGTGCTGATTCTGCCATTATTTCGGATGAGTTAAATCATGCCTCGATTATTGATGGAGTGCGTTTGTGTAAAGCACAGCGTTTTCGTTACAAACACTCTGATATGGCGGAGCTGGAGCAATGTTTGAAAGATGCTTCGGGTGCAAAATACCGCCTGATTGTAACTGACGGAGTGTTCTCAATGGACGGAGATATTGCCAACTTGCCCGAGATTGTTAAGCTGGCCAAAAAGTATGATGCACTTGTAATGGTTGACGATTCGCATGCAACAGGCTACATCGGAAAAACCGGCCGTGGTACTGCCGAGCATTACGATTTACTGGGCGAAATTGATATTATAACAACCACTTTCGGAAAAGCCATGGGTGGAGGAAACGGAGGATGTACTTCGGGACGTCGCGAGATTATCGATATGTTGCGTCAGCGCTCGCGTCCGTATTTGTTCTCGAATACTTTAGCACCGGCAACAGTTGGAGCAACGTTAAAAGTAATTGAAATACTTTCGGGAGGAGCCGAGCTACCTGCCAAAACGATAGAAAATGCACAACATTTCCGCAGTAAAATGGAAGGCGCCGGTTTCGACCTGGTAAAAGGCGATACGGCCATTGTTCCGGTAATGGTTTACGACGAGCCGCTGGCTATAAAATTTGCCGACAAACTGTTAAAAGAAGGCGTTTATGTTATCGGATTCTGTTTTCCGGTTGTGCCTCGCGGAAAGGCCAGGATCAGGGTTCAGCTTTCAGCGGCACACTCACCCGAGGAAATAGATCGGGCTGTTGCAGCCTTTATTAAAGTTGGAAAAGAATTGGGGATTATCTAA
- the gltX gene encoding glutamate--tRNA ligase, translated as MSDKKVRVRFAPSPTGPLHMGGVRTALFNYLFAKKHGGEFILRIEDTDQTRFVPGAEDYIIESLNWCGLTPVEGPGIDGDFGPYRQSERKKLYKKYADQLVESGWAYYAFDTAEEIDALRKEAEANKETFSYGIATRDNLNNSLKLSEEEVQQKIAAGEAYVIRFKMPADTDVSEDDLIRGNVTFNTTKSLDDKVLFKSDGMPTYHLANVVDDHLMEISHVIRGEEWLPSMPLHVLLYKALGWEATKPRFAHLPLILKPVGKGKLSKRDGDKLGFPVFPLLWTDPKTGDVSRGYREDGYFPEAFINLLALLGWNPGTEQEFFSLEELGEIFSLERVVKSGSRFDPEKAKWFNKHYFQEKSVDELAELFMPVLAEKGIEASDEKTKAVVAEIKERCEFVADLWDQSSYFFEAPTEYDAKTVKKRWKENTPNQLTEIVNVFETVDNWKADAIKDAFSAFMNEKEWGFGTIMNPLRLALVGGNMGPDLFVICELLGKEESIARIKTAIEKI; from the coding sequence ATGAGCGACAAAAAAGTACGGGTACGATTTGCCCCAAGTCCAACCGGGCCATTGCATATGGGCGGTGTGCGAACAGCCTTATTTAATTACCTGTTTGCCAAAAAACATGGTGGCGAATTTATACTCCGAATTGAAGATACCGATCAAACCCGTTTTGTTCCGGGTGCCGAAGATTATATTATTGAAAGCCTGAACTGGTGCGGATTAACACCGGTTGAAGGACCAGGTATCGATGGTGATTTTGGCCCATATCGTCAGAGCGAGCGTAAAAAGTTGTATAAAAAATATGCCGATCAGCTGGTAGAAAGCGGCTGGGCTTATTATGCTTTTGATACCGCCGAAGAGATTGATGCTTTGCGCAAAGAGGCAGAAGCAAACAAGGAAACTTTCTCGTACGGAATTGCCACGCGCGACAACCTGAACAACTCGCTCAAATTATCGGAAGAAGAAGTTCAGCAAAAAATAGCTGCAGGCGAAGCTTATGTAATTCGTTTTAAAATGCCTGCAGATACCGACGTTTCAGAGGACGACCTGATTCGTGGCAACGTAACTTTTAACACCACAAAAAGTCTAGACGACAAGGTGCTTTTTAAATCGGATGGTATGCCAACATATCACCTTGCTAATGTGGTCGACGATCATTTGATGGAGATTTCGCACGTGATTCGTGGCGAAGAGTGGTTGCCATCGATGCCTCTTCACGTTTTATTGTACAAAGCCCTGGGTTGGGAGGCTACCAAACCACGATTTGCGCATCTCCCGCTAATCTTAAAACCTGTTGGAAAAGGCAAACTCAGCAAACGCGATGGCGACAAACTGGGATTCCCGGTATTTCCATTGTTGTGGACCGACCCTAAAACCGGCGATGTTTCGCGCGGATACCGCGAAGACGGTTATTTCCCTGAGGCATTTATCAACCTGCTGGCATTATTGGGCTGGAACCCGGGAACAGAGCAGGAATTTTTCTCGCTGGAAGAACTGGGAGAAATCTTTAGTTTGGAACGAGTAGTGAAATCGGGATCACGTTTTGATCCGGAAAAAGCCAAGTGGTTCAACAAACATTATTTCCAGGAAAAATCGGTTGATGAACTTGCTGAATTATTTATGCCGGTACTTGCTGAAAAAGGAATTGAAGCTTCAGACGAAAAAACAAAAGCGGTGGTTGCCGAAATTAAAGAGCGCTGCGAATTTGTTGCCGATCTTTGGGATCAGAGCAGTTACTTTTTTGAAGCGCCAACAGAGTACGATGCTAAAACAGTAAAAAAACGCTGGAAAGAAAATACGCCGAACCAATTGACTGAAATAGTAAACGTTTTTGAAACGGTTGACAACTGGAAAGCAGATGCAATAAAAGATGCTTTTTCAGCATTTATGAACGAAAAAGAATGGGGATTTGGCACTATTATGAATCCGCTGCGCCTGGCGCTGGTTGGAGGAAATATGGGGCCCGATCTGTTTGTAATTTGCGAACTGCTGGGAAAAGAAGAAAGCATTGCCCGCATAAAAACGGCAATTGAAAAAATTTAA
- a CDS encoding LPXTG cell wall anchor domain-containing protein: MKRVIAMIGLFIISLPTMLLMAQDQGTYIDNLGAQDSSYLEEAPLTGVEQASGSNTTVIIIVVAVVVIAAAVFFFMKKKKK, encoded by the coding sequence ATGAAGAGAGTTATTGCAATGATCGGGTTGTTTATTATAAGTTTACCAACGATGTTGCTTATGGCGCAAGACCAGGGAACATATATTGATAACTTGGGAGCTCAGGACAGTTCGTATTTGGAAGAGGCTCCGCTTACCGGAGTTGAACAGGCATCAGGTTCAAACACAACTGTAATTATTATTGTTGTTGCAGTTGTAGTTATTGCGGCGGCTGTTTTCTTTTTTATGAAGAAAAAGAAAAAGTAA
- a CDS encoding tetratricopeptide repeat protein, protein MNKLVDILTARNVFRISLFVAAVILLSLAPKAAVNVDEMLHYPHAKRVVNWYYTGGEDASCLNTPVHNLKYYGQSVDNLTALINRVFSIENEFLTRHFTGAVFFFLLLLFAGLLGKEISNSYWVAATVVLSLMLTPRLFGQAFGNLKDIPFAVSYVAGIYFIIKYLKQFPKVNWKTVIGLGLAIAFACSVRIGGLILFVYLGVGIVIVILSKPFLLKYIVSTKSCFVRLMGQWLVIALSGYFLGLLFWPYALQDVVRHPLESLSVMEHYKISIKQLFEGEVIWSSSLPWHYLLKWILIATPEFILLGVLYFIAFLTYKFSKPGSEQLSIELFVFFTLLFPVVYVILIGSNLYSGLRQMLFVVPVMVVLAVSGLFQLINLDIRKRIKIPAVALFFVLMILPFQHQAKTFPADYIYFNAISGGNKAAWSNYEYDYYFHGIKEATDFLISEIGDDEAVVAMNCQLPNYFEKIANIDFQYSRYLERSSADWDYALFGVNYIHPYLLKNDTWQSTRIVKTFYHKGNPLVVLLERKSKDDYKGIDLLKHREWDDAEILLKKELETDPNNVWMFVNLANLKLAQRNYAELDKLLEDGRAIHPYYEPLFLLEAQKFFDQGKFEESYTVLEELMEVNPRYKNAAPLLKRVKEKLNK, encoded by the coding sequence ATGAATAAATTAGTTGACATATTAACGGCACGCAACGTGTTTCGCATCAGCTTGTTTGTAGCTGCTGTGATCTTGCTGTCGTTAGCGCCAAAAGCGGCTGTTAATGTCGACGAAATGTTGCATTATCCACATGCTAAGCGTGTGGTAAACTGGTATTATACTGGTGGAGAAGATGCATCTTGCCTTAATACTCCTGTTCACAACTTAAAATATTATGGCCAGTCGGTTGATAATCTAACTGCATTAATTAATCGTGTATTCTCCATCGAAAATGAATTTTTAACCCGGCATTTTACCGGAGCTGTATTTTTCTTTTTGCTTTTATTGTTTGCCGGTTTACTGGGTAAAGAAATAAGTAACTCATACTGGGTGGCGGCAACCGTTGTGTTATCGCTGATGCTCACACCGCGTTTGTTTGGGCAGGCATTTGGCAATTTAAAAGACATTCCTTTTGCAGTCAGTTATGTTGCCGGCATATATTTCATCATAAAGTATTTAAAACAATTTCCGAAAGTAAACTGGAAAACAGTGATCGGCCTTGGCTTGGCTATTGCTTTTGCCTGTTCAGTACGGATAGGCGGATTAATATTGTTTGTTTATTTGGGAGTGGGAATTGTGATCGTAATTCTTTCGAAGCCTTTTTTACTTAAATATATCGTTTCAACTAAATCTTGTTTTGTAAGGTTAATGGGCCAGTGGCTTGTAATAGCCCTTTCAGGGTATTTCCTTGGACTATTATTCTGGCCCTATGCCTTGCAAGATGTGGTGCGTCATCCGCTCGAAAGTTTGTCGGTGATGGAGCACTACAAAATCAGTATTAAACAGTTGTTCGAAGGCGAGGTAATCTGGAGTTCATCGCTTCCGTGGCACTACCTGCTAAAATGGATTTTGATAGCAACACCCGAGTTTATATTGCTTGGGGTACTATACTTTATAGCCTTTTTAACCTATAAATTTTCTAAACCTGGAAGCGAACAACTCAGTATTGAGTTGTTCGTCTTTTTTACACTGCTTTTCCCGGTAGTGTATGTAATTTTAATTGGATCGAATCTGTATAGCGGACTGCGTCAAATGTTGTTTGTTGTTCCGGTAATGGTAGTTTTGGCTGTTAGTGGTTTATTTCAGCTAATAAATCTGGACATCCGAAAGAGAATAAAAATTCCGGCAGTAGCCCTGTTTTTTGTATTAATGATTTTACCCTTTCAGCATCAGGCGAAAACTTTTCCTGCCGATTATATTTATTTTAATGCTATTTCCGGCGGGAATAAAGCTGCATGGAGTAATTACGAGTACGATTATTATTTTCATGGAATAAAAGAGGCTACTGATTTCTTGATCTCCGAAATTGGTGATGACGAAGCGGTTGTGGCGATGAATTGTCAGTTGCCGAATTATTTTGAAAAGATAGCGAATATCGATTTTCAATATTCGCGCTACCTCGAACGAAGTTCGGCAGATTGGGACTACGCATTGTTTGGGGTGAATTACATTCATCCGTATTTGCTGAAAAACGATACCTGGCAGTCGACACGAATTGTAAAGACTTTTTACCACAAAGGCAATCCGCTGGTGGTGCTGTTAGAAAGGAAATCGAAGGATGATTATAAAGGGATCGACCTTTTGAAACACAGAGAATGGGATGATGCCGAAATTTTATTAAAAAAGGAACTGGAAACCGACCCAAATAATGTTTGGATGTTTGTAAATTTGGCGAATTTAAAATTAGCGCAGCGCAATTATGCTGAGCTTGACAAATTGTTGGAAGATGGCAGAGCAATACATCCTTATTACGAGCCGTTGTTTTTGCTTGAAGCGCAAAAATTCTTTGATCAGGGAAAATTTGAAGAGAGTTATACTGTTTTGGAGGAGTTGATGGAGGTGAATCCACGCTACAAAAATGCGGCACCACTATTGAAGAGAGTGAAGGAGAAATTAAATAAGTAA
- a CDS encoding Gfo/Idh/MocA family protein codes for MNKDQLSRRNFLEKSALIGAAGVIGLNALSSCKNTTKEVDYEFPPLLDQAPDGKELKVGLVGCGNRGTGAALNFLAAGHGLHLVALADVFEDKVWDCRDKLLKQRVEVPEKNCFWGFDAYKSLLDVDLDVVILATPPHFRPMHFDAAVQAKKHVFLEKPVCVDPVGARQIMATAKKAENIGLSVITGTQRRHSRDYVETYRQVASGAIGDLVAAKAYWLQSHVWFRTREEGWSDMEYMLRNWNSFCWLGGDHILDTHVHNIDIVNWFMGRTPESAVGFGGRHRRLTGDQYDFFSIDFDFGKGISSHSFSRQIDGCANQLGEVIMGTEGYTNCKNTIFNHDGSVKWTYDYPKNKDGRSTGVVAVSPYVQEHIHLVTSIRTNKPVVEAHRTAESTLTAVMGRTAAYTGQKVTWEEMMTSNEKLGPKKYEMGPVDMEFPVPKQGTQHKA; via the coding sequence ATGAATAAAGATCAACTATCGCGCAGGAATTTTCTGGAGAAATCAGCACTAATCGGTGCTGCCGGAGTAATTGGTTTAAATGCACTGAGTTCTTGTAAAAACACAACAAAAGAGGTTGATTACGAGTTTCCTCCCTTGCTTGATCAGGCTCCTGACGGAAAAGAATTAAAAGTAGGATTAGTAGGTTGCGGAAACAGGGGAACCGGTGCCGCGTTAAACTTTTTGGCTGCCGGACACGGTTTGCACCTGGTAGCACTTGCCGATGTGTTTGAAGATAAGGTTTGGGATTGTCGCGATAAATTGTTAAAACAACGTGTTGAAGTGCCAGAGAAAAATTGTTTCTGGGGGTTTGATGCCTATAAAAGTTTGCTGGATGTGGATTTGGATGTGGTAATTTTAGCTACTCCGCCGCATTTCCGCCCCATGCATTTTGATGCTGCCGTACAGGCAAAAAAACATGTATTTCTTGAAAAACCCGTTTGTGTTGATCCGGTAGGAGCACGCCAGATTATGGCCACTGCAAAAAAAGCAGAGAACATTGGTTTGTCGGTTATTACCGGCACGCAGCGTCGCCACAGCCGCGATTACGTGGAAACTTATCGTCAGGTAGCATCGGGTGCTATTGGCGATTTGGTAGCTGCAAAAGCTTATTGGTTGCAGTCGCACGTTTGGTTTCGCACCCGCGAAGAAGGATGGAGCGATATGGAATACATGCTACGTAACTGGAACAGTTTCTGTTGGTTAGGTGGCGATCATATTCTGGATACACACGTGCACAATATTGATATTGTAAACTGGTTTATGGGAAGAACACCCGAATCAGCAGTTGGTTTTGGTGGACGTCATCGAAGGTTGACCGGCGATCAGTACGATTTTTTCAGCATCGACTTTGATTTTGGAAAAGGTATATCGTCGCACAGTTTCTCACGCCAGATAGATGGTTGTGCCAACCAACTCGGCGAAGTAATTATGGGAACCGAAGGATATACCAACTGTAAAAACACGATTTTTAATCACGATGGTTCGGTAAAATGGACTTATGATTATCCGAAAAATAAAGATGGGCGTTCAACCGGAGTTGTGGCCGTTTCTCCTTATGTGCAGGAACACATTCACCTGGTAACTTCTATCCGTACAAATAAACCGGTGGTTGAGGCGCACCGTACTGCTGAGTCTACACTTACAGCCGTAATGGGCCGAACTGCCGCTTACACCGGGCAAAAAGTAACCTGGGAAGAAATGATGACTTCGAACGAAAAACTCGGACCCAAAAAGTACGAAATGGGCCCGGTTGATATGGAATTCCCAGTACCAAAACAAGGAACGCAACATAAAGCATAA